One window of Vanessa cardui chromosome 5, ilVanCard2.1, whole genome shotgun sequence genomic DNA carries:
- the LOC124530101 gene encoding sucrose-6-phosphate hydrolase-like, with protein MALLRNSSIFLCLIAVTYSASVDNYENSKVQLEEYIQNKRNDINPRFRPLYHVAPPVGWMNDPNGFSYHNGEFHLFYQYYPYDSVWGPMHWGHSVSPDLVNWKMLPTALLPEEEQCFSGSAISDGDTMILMYTGHAITDVEPHFNQSQYLAFSDDGVNFHKYEGNPVIPISPNGSPDFRDPKVWKRGDDYYVIIGSKTLDDRGRVLLYKSRDMINWEFLNVLAESKGDLGYMWECPDFFELDGKFVILMSPQGMAPQGDRYKNTFQNGYIIGSFDYDTNEFVEEVPFQEIDYGHDFYAATTTEENGKRYVVAWYSMWEVPHPEDVDGWAGAMTIVREMSIVNNRILMKPVEAMVNLRDGVAADGDVESNEVLEFGKAVELLIDSDLNQKVDILFDGSEGGGKVRLSWNPENRKVVVDRGAGDVREVVWSPFGSHTWRVFLDSSSIELFCGEGEVVFSSRVYPLGEWRMVNESPQALRVKAYNLRRSVPE; from the coding sequence ATGGCCTTACTACGTAATAGCTCCATCTTCCTGTGTCTCATCGCGGTAACCTATTCGGCATCTGTTGACaattatgaaaattcaaaagtgcAGTTAGAAGAATACATACAGAACAAGAGAAACGACATCAATCCCAGATTCCGGCCGTTGTACCATGTAGCCCCACCAGTGGGGTGGATGAACGATCCGAACGGATTCTCGTATCACAATGGCGAATTCCATCTCTTCTATCAATATTACCCATATGATAGCGTATGGGGTCCTATGCATTGGGGCCATTCAGTCAGTCCCGATCTTGTGAACTGGAAAATGCTACCCACAGCATTGCTGCCCGAAGAGGAACAATGTTTCTCTGGAAGTGCTATCAGCGATGGTGACACGATGATTCTCATGTACACCGGTCATGCTATTACTGACGTCGAACCTCATTTCAATCAAAGCCAGTATCTAGCATTCAGCGATGATGGAGTCAATTTCCACAAGTACGAGGGCAACCCGGTTATACCAATATCCCCGAACGGCTCACCTGATTTCCGTGACCCAAAAGTATGGAAGCGCGGTGACGATTATTACGTTATCATTGGAAGTAAAACTTTAGACGACAGAGGACGAGTTCTTCTTTACAAATCGAGGGATATGATAAATTGGGAGTTTTTAAACGTATTAGCTGAGTCCAAAGGAGATTTAGGGTACATGTGGGAATGCCCCGACTTTTTCGAACTAGACGGAAAATTCGTTATTCTTATGTCGCCCCAAGGAATGGCACCTCAAGGAGACAGATACAAAAACACCTTCCAAAATGGTTACATAATCGGTAGCTTCGATTATGATACTAATGAATTCGTGGAAGAAGTACCATTCCAGGAAATAGACTACGGACATGACTTCTACGCTGCAACAACAACTGAGGAAAATGGAAAACGTTACGTGGTTGCGTGGTACAGCATGTGGGAAGTGCCGCACCCCGAGGACGTTGACGGATGGGCCGGAGCTATGACCATAGTTAGAGAAATGTCTATTGTTAACAACCGTATCCTCATGAAACCTGTTGAAGCGATGGTCAACCTGAGAGACGGCGTAGCGGCCGACGGTGACGTAGAATCGAATGAAGTACTGGAGTTCGGAAAAGCGGTTGAATTATTAATTGACAGCGATCTTAACCAGAAAGTCGACATTCTGTTTGATGGTAGCGAAGGTGGTGGTAAGGTACGGCTAAGTTGGAACCCAGAGAATCGCAAAGTTGTGGTAGACAGAGGCGCAGGGGATGTAAGAGAAGTAGTATGGTCACCTTTTGGATCGCATACCTGGAGAGTCTTCTTGGATTCAAGCAGCATAGAACTTTTCTGCGGGGAGGGTGAAGTAGTTTTCAGCAGTAGAGTGTATCCTCTCGGCGAATGGAGGATGGTCAACGAGAGTCCTCAAGCTCTTCGTGTTAAGGCTTACAATCTAAGGAGAAGCGTCCCGGAATAA